One segment of Candidatus Gracilibacteria bacterium DNA contains the following:
- a CDS encoding DNA-directed RNA polymerase subunit alpha, with product MHILHNTIGVPKITQNNAQENQAIFTMSPLPRGYGITLANSLRRVALSSIPGTKVTGIKVKGVSHEYSTLPGIRDSVLDIMLNLKGLVVDKKENGIEWLTISKKKAGKVTAADIALPSGIKILNSDMYITEIDQDKLELEIEIRIEKNVGYMSVEDLKEREEDVNVLLIDANFSPVLNVKYDVTTTRVADLTNLDAMEMTISTNGVLSPGDVFKFSGDMLASYFGLLNEDALQIEGQFIGNVKDLLTREKEEVKEELEKESYTPIEIMGLSPRTLNALINGNILSIEQLTKCTETKLSSIKGFGKKAMTEIRSSLNDRGLKLLGDD from the coding sequence ATGCATATTCTTCATAATACGATCGGAGTTCCAAAAATCACTCAAAATAATGCGCAGGAAAATCAAGCAATATTTACAATGAGTCCTCTTCCACGAGGGTATGGAATTACACTTGCAAATTCTCTTCGAAGAGTTGCACTTTCATCAATTCCAGGAACAAAGGTTACAGGTATAAAGGTTAAATGAGTGAGTCATGAGTATTCAACACTTCCAGGGATTAGAGATAGTGTCTTAGACATAATGTTAAATCTTAAAGGTTTAGTGGTTGATAAAAAAGAAAACGGTATAGAGTGGCTTACTATTTCTAAAAAGAAAGCTGGTAAGGTTACTGCTGCTGATATAGCTCTTCCATCAGGAATAAAAATTCTTAATAGTGACATGTATATCACTGAGATTGATCAAGATAAACTAGAATTAGAAATCGAAATCAGAATCGAAAAAAATGTTGGTTATATGAGCGTTGAGGATTTAAAAGAAAGAGAAGAGGATGTAAACGTTCTTCTTATAGATGCAAATTTCTCTCCAGTTCTCAATGTGAAGTATGATGTTACGACTACTAGAGTTGCTGATCTTACAAATCTTGATGCTATGGAGATGACTATTAGTACAAATGGTGTACTGAGTCCAGGAGATGTATTCAAATTTTCATGAGATATGCTTGCTTCATACTTTGGTTTACTCAACGAAGATGCTCTGCAAATCGAAGGACAATTTATAGGAAATGTAAAAGATCTTCTTACTCGAGAAAAAGAGGAAGTAAAAGAAGAATTAGAAAAAGAAAGTTATACTCCAATAGAAATTATGGGGCTCTCTCCAAGAACGTTAAATGCTCTTATAAATGGAAATATTCTTTCTATTGAACAATTAACGAAATGTACTGAGACAAAACTTTCTTCTATTAAAGGATTTGGGAAAAAAGCTATGACAGAAATCAGAAGTTCTCTCAATGACAGAGGTTTAAAGCTTCTGTGAGACGATTAA
- the rpsD gene encoding 30S ribosomal protein S4, whose translation MRYTGPKKKLCRREGVNLFGTEKYDLDKGKRSVLRSRKTSEFGTQLRKKQLAKRMFGLSEKQFFSYFTKAQKSHSVGTTGEKMLRLLELRLDNVVYRSGFARTRMQSRQFVGHAHFTLNGVKVSIPSISLKVGDVIELRAKLKESPLYKSLLEELEEFAKEGKGKISSAKWIDVDVKNLKITVTALPEKEDFDQVIDIQKIVEFYSK comes from the coding sequence CAGAGAAATACGATTTAGATAAAGGGAAAAGAAGTGTACTTCGATCTCGAAAAACTTCTGAATTTGGAACTCAACTTCGAAAAAAACAACTTGCTAAAAGAATGTTTGGACTTTCTGAGAAACAATTTTTCTCATATTTTACAAAAGCTCAAAAATCTCATTCAGTTGGTACAACTTGAGAAAAAATGCTACGATTATTAGAGTTAAGACTCGATAACGTTGTATACCGATCAGGTTTTGCTCGAACAAGAATGCAATCTCGACAATTTGTAGGTCACGCTCATTTTACTCTTAACGGAGTAAAGGTTTCAATTCCTTCAATTTCTTTAAAGGTTGGTGATGTTATTGAATTAAGAGCTAAATTAAAAGAATCTCCACTTTATAAATCTCTTCTTGAAGAATTAGAAGAATTTGCAAAAGAAGGAAAAGGAAAAATCTCAAGTGCTAAATGGATTGATGTTGATGTAAAAAACTTAAAAATTACTGTTACAGCTCTTCCTGAAAAAGAAGATTTTGACCAAGTTATTGATATCCAAAAGATTGTTGAATTTTATTCAAAATAA